The genomic segment GCAGGGCTGGGTGGAAATCCATTATCAGGAGGAGAATCCGCTGGAGTGGTACAGCACCAAGAACGGCAAGGGTGAGACCCGGCGATTCAAGCCGGAGGGGCCTTCGGGCGGCTACACACCGTACGTGCAGCACGCAGTGCGGGCGGCGATGGGGGCGGAGACGCCAGTGCTGAGCCCGGACGAAAGCCTGCATGTGCTGAAGACGATCTTCGCGGCGTACAAGGCAGCGGAGACGG from the Candidatus Hydrogenedentota bacterium genome contains:
- a CDS encoding gfo/Idh/MocA family oxidoreductase; the encoded protein is QGWVEIHYQEENPLEWYSTKNGKGETRRFKPEGPSGGYTPYVQHAVRAAMGAETPVLSPDESLHVLKTIFAAYKAAETGRTQTV